AGTTTCTTTCAATTCGGCCATCCTTTCCTTTACCTTCTTAATTACATCCTGAGCATTAGACCCGGGCAGCTGTTTCAACATAATAGAAGCCGAAGGCCTTCCATCGGTCTTAGAAACCATTTCATAATCCAAAGACCCAAACTCTATATCTGCGATATCTTTTATCCGGATGATGGAACCATCTGCATTAGCCCTGATTGGGATATTCTCATATTCAGATTCCTTTGTAAATTTCCCTGGATAACGCAAAACATACTGTTGCATATTAATGGATTTATCAGATCCAATACCCGTTTGCCCGGGCGCAGCCTCCACGTTTTGTTTTCTCAATGCGGTTATTACATCTTCGCTCGAAATCTGGTAGGCAGCCAACCGATCAGGTTTTAACCAGACACGCATCGCATAGTCACGTAAACCCATAATCTGGGCGAACCCAACACCCTCTATACGCTTTAGCTCTTTAAGGATATTGATATCTGTAAAGTTGTAAATAAAGCGTTCATCGGCGGTTTCATCGTCACTAAAAACGTTCAGGTACATCAACATACTGTTCACTTCTTTTTCAGTAGTTACCCCGGCTTTAATTACCTCTTCCGGCAATTCATCCAAAACGGTGGTCACCCTATTCTGAACGTTAACCGCAGCAATATCAGGGTCGGTTCCGACTTTAAAGAAAACCTGAATTAGTGTTGTACCATTATTGGTAGATACCGAGCCCATATAAGTCATTCCTGCCACACCATTTATCGCCCGCTCCAAGGGAATAGCTACGGCATTCGTACTTACTTCGGCATTCGCTCCAGTATAATTCGCTGTCACCACCACAGATGGCGGAACAATATCAGGAAATTGGGTTACTGGCAATGTAAAAAGAGCCAAACCTCCCAATAAGGTTATAAAAAGGGATATAACGAGCGATAAAACCGGTCGTTTTATAAATTTCTCAAACATAAACTTCTAAATTTCCCGCACCTCTATTAAATTTTTGATTTAGCCAAAACTTCTGTTGGTTTTAAGTGATTGGGCTGGATATTCATTCCATCTTTAAGTCCTTGCACTCCTTCAAAAACCACTTGATCCTGCGAATTAAGTCCTTCGTCTATCAGGTAGAAATGGCCTATCCGCTGTCCCGCTTTAAAAGGCGTCATTTTGATTTTATTATGTTTGTCCAACTTGTAAACATAAGTTCTGTCCTGTATTTCGAATACCGATTTTTGGTGGACAGCCAGGGTCTCACCAGTTTCTACCGGAACATTTATTTTGCCCGAAGAACCGTGCTTCAGTAAACCCTGCGGATTCTTAAAACGGGCTCTTAAAGAAATTGATCCTGTGTTGGTTGCAAATTCGCTTTCTGCAAATTCAGCCATCCCCTCAAAAGGATAGACATCACCATTGGCAAGGGTCAGTGTTACTTTCTTTTTAAATGTATTTTTATCGAATAGCGAATCTGTAGCGATATTGAGGTATTCTTTTTCAGAGATATCAAAATATACGTTTACCAGAGACAAATCAGAAACAGAGGTCAATAAAGCGCCTTCTTCCAGTAAAGAACCTTCTTTCAACGGAATCCTGTCTATAGTTCCATCAAAAGGAGCTCTGATTAATGTTTGAGACAAACGGGTTCTAGCCAGCTGTTGTAATGATTTGGCTTCCTCTATTTTAGATTGTGCAGCTTTAAACCTCGCATTGGCCAGTTCAAGCTCTGTTTTAGATACAATTTTCTTATTAACCAACAATTCGGTCCGCTGCTTTTCCAGCTCTACTGTCTTGGCATCCGCAATAGCATTGTTCAAAGCGGCCTCTGCCCTTGCCAAATCTGCACTGTACTCTGCATCGTTTATTTTAAATAAAATCTGTCCTTTTCTCACACTCGCTCCCTCATCTACATAAATCTTCTCCAGAAATCCGGTCAAACGCGATCTGAGCTCTACATTTTTTACTGCCTGAATATCGGCGATATAGTCATTATAAATAATGGTGTCTAAAGAAATTATAGAGGTAACGGGAACCAGTTTTGTCTCTTGTTCCGGATTTTTTTCTGTGCTGTTAACCGTACAGGAAGAAATTGAAAAAATCCCAAAAGATGCAATAAGTAATTGCGAAATAGTATTAGCTTTCATTAAATATAAAAAGTGTTGCGTTTCTGGTCAATACGGCCAGAAAGAATTAAAATTTGTTGAACAATAAAATCCAAAAGGAAAGCTTACGTAAACAGAAAGCTTACGCAACGCATCGTAGAATTAATGTAGAAAGTAACCTAGAAAGGTTTATATCTGAATAAAAAAGAATAGTATCCGGGCAGACAAATACTCTTATTCCGATAAAATGGATGATTTTCTTTTTTAACTACAAATGACAGTAAACCAAAAAAGAAAGCCACTATCAGAAACAATACAGGAATAACATAAACTCCAGAGTGGAAAATCCTGTAGTCATCAAACATGACTTCTGCATCAGGATTTTGTTTTTCCAATGGTATGTCTAACACATCATTCAATACAAATTCTATTAAAGAATCTCCGTCGAATAAAGCCTGTTCATTTTGTACAGTATTACAACTGGCCTCATAAGCTATGATATTGAGGTATCCAAAAAGTGCCAGAAAATGAAACAGTTTAACAAACATCGCTTCAAAGATATCATATTACCCGTTTTAAGAGATTCCAAAATTTATATATGACACTTTTTTGATTTTTTACAAAAAAAACGAGAGCTATCCTTAAAGAACAGCTCCCGTTTTATATGTTTAATATAATTGTCTACTACAATGCTGCTAAAGCCGCATTTAAAGTAGCACTCGGTCTCATAGCCTGACCTGCAAGACTATCATTAGGGAAATAATATCCGCCAATGTTTTGTGGCTTTCCTTGCGCGCCAATTAATTCTTCATTGATTTTTGCTTCATTCTCCGCAAGAGCCTTAGCTAATGGAGCGAATCTTGCTGCCAACTCAGCATCAACTTTTTGCGCTGCAATAGCTTCTGCCCAGTATAAAGCAAGATAGAAATGAGATCCACGGTTATCGATCTGTCCTACTCTACGAGCCGGAGACTTGTCATTAGCTAAAAATTTAGCATTTGCCTCGTCCAAAGCATCAGCTAAAACCTGCGCTTTAGGATTATTTTGAGTCTGTGCCAAATGCTCTAAAGAAGCCTGTAAAGCAAGGAACTCTCCCAAAGAATCCCAACGTAAATATCCTTCCTGAATAAATTGCTCTACGTGTTTAGGTGCAGAACCACCCGCTCCAGTTTCAAATAAGCCACCACCGTTCATCAAAGGTACTATAGACAACATTTTTGCAGATGTTCCAAGTTCTAAAATTGGGAACAAGTCTGTTAAGTAATCACGCAACACATTACCTGTTACAGAAATAGTATCTTCTCCTTTTCTGATTCTTTCTAAAGAGAATTTACAAGCTTCGGTTGGCGCCAAAATACGGATATCCAATCCTGCTGTATCAAAGTTTGGTAAGTATTTATTTACTTTTTTAATGATTTCTCTGTCATGCGCTCTGTTTTCATCTAACCAGAAAACTGCTGGTGTATTGGATAAACGGGCTCTATTAACAGCTAGTTTAACCCAATCCTGAATTGGTGCATCTTTAGTCTGACACATTCTGAAAATATCACCAGCTTCCACCGCTTGATCCATAAATACTTTTCCATTAGCATCTACCACACGGATAATTCCTTTGGCACTTGCCTGGAAAGTTTTATCATGAGAACCGTATTCTTCTGCTTTCTGAGCCATTAAACCCACATTAGGTACGGAACCCATAGTTTTGGGATCGAAAGCACCATGTGCTTTACAATCTTCAATTACAGCTACATAAACACCAGCATAACAACGATCCGGGATGATAGCGATGGTGTCTTGTTGCTTACCTTCTTTATTCCACATTTGGCCAGAAGTTCTGATCATTGCCGGCATAGAAGCGTCAACAATTACATCAGACGGAACGTGTAAGTTAGTAATCCCTTTATCAGAGTTTACCATAGCCAAATCCGGACCGGCAGCAATAGCGGCATCAATTGCAGCTTTTACCTCTGCTTCCTGTGGTTGTCCTGCTATTTTAGCATAAACTTCGCCTAAGCCATTATTGATATTAACACCTAAATCTTTAAATAAAGATCCGTATTTCGCAAATACATCTGCAAAATAAACTTCTACGATCGCACCAAAAATGATAGGGTCAGAAACCTTCATCATGGTTGCTTTTAAGTGTGCAGACAATAATACACCCACTGCT
This genomic interval from Pseudopedobacter saltans DSM 12145 contains the following:
- a CDS encoding efflux RND transporter periplasmic adaptor subunit, yielding MKANTISQLLIASFGIFSISSCTVNSTEKNPEQETKLVPVTSIISLDTIIYNDYIADIQAVKNVELRSRLTGFLEKIYVDEGASVRKGQILFKINDAEYSADLARAEAALNNAIADAKTVELEKQRTELLVNKKIVSKTELELANARFKAAQSKIEEAKSLQQLARTRLSQTLIRAPFDGTIDRIPLKEGSLLEEGALLTSVSDLSLVNVYFDISEKEYLNIATDSLFDKNTFKKKVTLTLANGDVYPFEGMAEFAESEFATNTGSISLRARFKNPQGLLKHGSSGKINVPVETGETLAVHQKSVFEIQDRTYVYKLDKHNKIKMTPFKAGQRIGHFYLIDEGLNSQDQVVFEGVQGLKDGMNIQPNHLKPTEVLAKSKI
- a CDS encoding NADP-dependent isocitrate dehydrogenase, with the translated sequence MSNKSKIIYTKTDEAPMLATYSFLPIVQAFTASAGVDVETRDISLAGRILANFPEFLKEEQRIGDALTELGVLATTPEANIIKLPNISASIPQLKGAIAELQADGYAVPNYPDDPQTEEDKAIKAKYAKVLGSAVNPVLREGNSDRRAPKAVKNYAKANPHSMGAWSADSKTKVAHMNEGDFYGSEKSVTVEEASQFKIEFVAENGAVTELKSLAPLKAGEVIDSSVMSLSALKAFVAKAKEEAKAVGVLLSAHLKATMMKVSDPIIFGAIVEVYFADVFAKYGSLFKDLGVNINNGLGEVYAKIAGQPQEAEVKAAIDAAIAAGPDLAMVNSDKGITNLHVPSDVIVDASMPAMIRTSGQMWNKEGKQQDTIAIIPDRCYAGVYVAVIEDCKAHGAFDPKTMGSVPNVGLMAQKAEEYGSHDKTFQASAKGIIRVVDANGKVFMDQAVEAGDIFRMCQTKDAPIQDWVKLAVNRARLSNTPAVFWLDENRAHDREIIKKVNKYLPNFDTAGLDIRILAPTEACKFSLERIRKGEDTISVTGNVLRDYLTDLFPILELGTSAKMLSIVPLMNGGGLFETGAGGSAPKHVEQFIQEGYLRWDSLGEFLALQASLEHLAQTQNNPKAQVLADALDEANAKFLANDKSPARRVGQIDNRGSHFYLALYWAEAIAAQKVDAELAARFAPLAKALAENEAKINEELIGAQGKPQNIGGYYFPNDSLAGQAMRPSATLNAALAAL